One Pseudomonas sp. AN-1 genomic region harbors:
- a CDS encoding type I secretion system permease/ATPase produces the protein MTIMERVGNAEGPQHDHDDPLLDGLAILCRLHDRPVNRASLRAGLPLPGQRLNAELLPRAAARAGLQARLLRRPLDGIAALNLPVLLLLRDGRSAVLRQWGADGRALILPSEADGGEQWLEREQLAADYAGLALFARPRHELEELREPLVPRVQSWFRDTLRLSRWLYTDAMFASLLINLLGLAVPLFVMQTYDRVVPNQALSTLWVLTAGLLLATLFELLLRVLRFRLLDIAGKKTDVVLSATLFERIAGMAMKARPASIGGFAQSIHDFQGLREFLTAVTLTSLIDLPFALLMLLVIGLLGGPLVIVPLLAFPLTALFAFIVQRRLRDTVQRSLTLGAERQALLIETLGGLETLKSCGAEGERQHQWEHTHGALTRLDGHARLLSAVALNGTLFLQQLAGLALIVAGVYAIVAGQLSVGALVACYMLNGRIMAPLGQIASLITRYQQAQLTMKSTDALMALPQERASRQRPLEHTRLHGALELRQVNFAYPEQGQPALHGLSLRIAAGEKVGIIGRSGSGKSTLARLLMGFYAPDEGKILFDGLDQRQIDVADLRQQIGYVAHDLPLLAGTLRSNLTLGARHVSDERLLEVAELTGAADLARQHPQGFERPVGERGQLLSAGQRQAVLLARALLLDPPILLLDEPTSSMDNASEEALRARLRDCCRDKTLLLVTHRPAMLGLVDRLIVLDGGRLVADGPRDAVIEALRKGRVGPLTV, from the coding sequence ATGACCATCATGGAACGGGTCGGCAATGCCGAAGGTCCGCAGCACGATCACGACGACCCGCTGCTGGACGGACTGGCGATCCTCTGCAGGCTGCACGACCGACCGGTCAACCGCGCCAGCCTGCGCGCCGGCCTGCCGCTGCCCGGGCAGCGCCTGAACGCCGAACTGCTGCCCCGCGCCGCGGCCCGCGCCGGCCTGCAGGCCCGCCTGCTGCGCCGGCCGCTGGACGGCATCGCCGCACTCAACCTGCCGGTACTGCTGCTGCTGCGCGATGGCCGCAGCGCCGTGCTGCGCCAGTGGGGCGCGGACGGCCGGGCGCTGATCCTGCCCAGCGAAGCGGACGGCGGCGAGCAGTGGCTGGAGCGCGAGCAACTGGCCGCCGACTACGCCGGCCTGGCGCTGTTCGCCCGCCCCCGCCACGAACTCGAGGAACTGCGCGAGCCGCTGGTTCCGCGGGTGCAGTCGTGGTTCCGCGATACCCTCAGGCTGTCGCGCTGGCTGTACACCGACGCCATGTTCGCCAGCCTGCTGATCAACCTGCTCGGCCTGGCCGTGCCGCTGTTCGTCATGCAGACCTACGACCGGGTGGTGCCGAACCAGGCGCTGTCGACCCTGTGGGTGCTGACCGCCGGCCTGCTGCTCGCCACCCTGTTCGAGCTGCTGCTGCGCGTGCTGCGCTTCCGTCTGCTCGACATCGCCGGCAAGAAGACCGACGTGGTGCTCTCCGCCACCCTGTTCGAACGCATCGCCGGCATGGCCATGAAGGCCCGCCCGGCCAGCATCGGCGGCTTCGCGCAGAGCATCCACGACTTCCAGGGCCTGCGCGAATTCCTCACCGCGGTGACCCTGACCAGCCTGATCGACCTGCCCTTCGCCCTGCTGATGCTGCTGGTGATCGGCCTGCTCGGCGGCCCCCTGGTGATCGTCCCGCTGCTCGCCTTCCCGCTCACCGCACTGTTCGCCTTCATCGTCCAGCGCCGCCTGCGCGATACCGTGCAGCGCAGCCTGACGCTGGGCGCCGAACGCCAGGCACTGCTGATCGAGACCCTCGGCGGTCTGGAAACCCTGAAGAGCTGCGGCGCCGAGGGCGAGCGCCAGCACCAGTGGGAGCACACCCACGGCGCCCTCACCCGCCTCGACGGCCATGCCCGCCTGCTCTCCGCGGTGGCGCTCAACGGCACCCTGTTCCTCCAGCAGCTCGCCGGACTGGCGCTGATCGTCGCCGGGGTGTACGCCATAGTCGCCGGCCAGCTCAGCGTCGGCGCGCTGGTCGCCTGCTACATGCTCAACGGCCGGATCATGGCGCCGCTCGGGCAGATCGCCAGCCTGATCACCCGCTACCAGCAGGCCCAGCTGACCATGAAGAGCACCGACGCGCTGATGGCCCTGCCGCAGGAGCGCGCCAGCCGCCAGCGGCCGCTGGAGCACACCCGCCTGCACGGTGCGCTGGAGCTGCGCCAGGTGAACTTCGCCTACCCGGAGCAGGGCCAGCCGGCCCTGCATGGCCTGTCGCTGCGCATCGCCGCCGGCGAGAAGGTCGGCATCATCGGCCGCAGCGGCTCGGGCAAGAGCACCCTGGCGCGCCTGCTGATGGGGTTCTACGCACCGGACGAGGGGAAGATCCTGTTCGACGGCCTCGACCAGCGCCAGATCGACGTGGCCGACCTGCGCCAGCAGATCGGCTACGTCGCCCACGATCTGCCGCTGCTCGCCGGCACCCTGCGCAGCAACCTGACCCTGGGCGCCCGCCACGTCAGCGACGAGCGCCTGCTCGAGGTCGCCGAGCTGACCGGCGCCGCCGACCTGGCCCGCCAGCATCCGCAGGGCTTCGAGCGTCCGGTGGGCGAGCGCGGCCAACTGCTCTCGGCCGGCCAGCGCCAGGCGGTGCTGCTGGCCCGTGCCCTGCTGCTCGATCCGCCGATCCTGCTGCTCGACGAACCCACCAGCTCGATGGACAACGCCAGCGAGGAAGCGCTGCGCGCCCGCCTGCGCGACTGCTGTCGCGACAAGACCCTGCTGCTGGTCACCCACCGGCCGGCCATGCTCGGCCTGGTCGACCGCCTGATCGTGCTCGACGGCGGCCGGCTGGTCGCCGACGGCCCGCGCGATGCGGTCATCGAAGCCTTGCGCAAGGGCCGCGTCGGCCCGCTGACGGTTTGA